A genomic window from Scatophagus argus isolate fScaArg1 chromosome 17, fScaArg1.pri, whole genome shotgun sequence includes:
- the col8a2 gene encoding collagen alpha-2(VIII) chain has protein sequence MLVTMLLAPVCVLLMLGAQALAGGYPPIPHMKYMQPMMKGPIGPPFREGKGHYIDMPPMMEAKGEPGPQGKPGPRGPPGPPGLPGKPGLGKPGLNGQPGPQGPPGFPGIGKPGLPGLPGKIGPKGMPGLNGEVGPRGEPGPRGPPGQPGLPGPAGLSLNGKPGLPGMRGPPGVRGEPGIKGGFGPPGERGLKGENGNGKTGPPGIRGPPGLKGSTGPPGLPGIGKPGVKGLPGPPGSKGDQGLPGNQGEPGEAGAPGLQGLPGPTGLGKPGLDGLPGAPGQQGSKGEPGPRGSPGFPGTPGYGKPGLSGPKGEKGHGGLPGLPGDKGEQGMVGPKGEQGLDGQSGPPGLQGPMGLPGKHGMLGQKGELGPQGPPGLPGLRGDQGLSGPSGKPGIPGEKGIPGPNGPIGKPGAKGEAGHIGLPGNPGLTGPPGSKGETGFIGAPGPRGQSGIPGLQGPMGPMGPQGVPGPKGEPGLTGPPGLGKFGEKGALGPQGPPGKPGPSGLNGAPGLPGPPGPPGPPGNGQTVVSGPTDSQLEGDEVPGDRKGPVYSQVLSASVAPAFTAILTTPFPPSAMPIKFDRTLYNGQNAYSSATGMFTAPLSGVYYFAYHMHVKGTSLWVALYKNNVPATYTYDEYKKGYMDQASGSAVLELKEGDQVWVQMPSDQANGLYSTEYIHSSFSGFLLCPT, from the coding sequence ATATGCCACCCATGATGGAGGCAAAGGGGGAACCAGGCCCCCAAGGGAAACCTGGACCAAGAGGTCCCCCTGGGCCACCAGGACTTCCAGGAAAACCTGGACTAGGCAAGCCAGGTCTCAATGGCCAGCCAGGGCCTCAGGGGCCTCCTGGCTTTCCAGGAATTGGCAAGCCTGGACTTCCAGGTCTCCCAGGAAAGATTGGGCCAAAGGGGATGCCAGGGCTTAATGGCGAGGTTGGCCCTAGAGGTGAACCAGGCCCCAGAGGCCCTCCAGGACAGCCTGGCCTCCCTGGCCCAGCTGGCCTCTCTCTGAATGGGAAACCTGGGCTTCCAGGCATGAGAGGCCCCCCTGGGGTTCGTGGTGAACCAGGAATAAAGGGTGGTTTTGGCCCACCAGGTGAGCGTGGGCTTAAAGGTGAGAATGGAAATGGGAAGACAGGGCCTCCAGGTATAAGGGGTCCTCCTGGACTCAAAGGCAGCACAGGACCACCTGGTCTTCCAGGTATTGGCAAACCGGGAGTAAAAGGTTTGCCTGGCCCACCCGGTTCTAAAGGTGATCAAGGACTCCCAGGGAATCAGGGAGAACCCGGCGAGGCTGGAGCTCCAGGTCTACAAGGTCTACCGGGGCCAACTGGGTTAGGAAAGCCTGGGTTAGATGGACTTCCTGGAGCACCAGGTCAACAAGGTTCAAAAGGTGAGCCAGGGCCCAGGGGTTCTCCTGGATTTCCTGGTACTCCTGGCTATGGAAAACCTGGTCTGAGTGGCccaaaaggagaaaagggtCATGGTGGATTGCCTGGTCTTCCAGGGGACAAAGGAGAGCAAGGAATGGTGGGTCCAAAAGGGGAACAAGGCCTTGATGGACAATCAGGACCACCAGGACTTCAGGGCCCAATGGGACTCCCAGGAAAACATGGAATGCTAGGGCAGAAGGGAGAGCTGGGGCCTCAGGGTCCTCCAGGACTGCCTGGCCTCAGAGGTGACCAAGGACTCAGTGGGCCTTCTGGAAAACCTGGCATCCCTGGGGAAAAGGGCATTCCTGGGCCTAATGGTCCTATTGGCAAGCCTGGAGCAAAAGGTGAGGCAGGTCATATTGGCCTACCTGGCAATCCAGGGTTGACTGGTCCTCCAGGGTCTAAAGGTGAAACAGGGTTTATAGGGGCTCCAGGCCCCAGGGGTCAGTCAGGCATCCCTGGTCTTCAGGGGCCCATGGGACCCATGGGCCCACAGGGTGTCCCTGGCCCCAAGGGGGAACCTGGACTCACAGGGCCTCCAGGACTGGGTAAGTTTGGAGAGAAGGGCGCTTTGGGGCCCCAAGGTCCTCCAGGGAAACCAGGTCCATCTGGGCTTAACGGTGCCCCTGGCCTTCCTGGGCCTCCAGGACCCCCTGGTCCTCCAGGAAATGGCCAAACAGTTGTTTCAGGGCCAACAGATTCACAGTTGGAAGGGGATGAAGTACCAGGGGACAGGAAGGGGCCTGTATACAGTCAagttctctctgcctctgtggcACCAGCCTTCACAGCCATCCTCACCAcacctttccctccctctgccatGCCAATCAAATTTGACAGGACCCTGTACAATGGGCAAAATGCCTACAGCTCTGCTACTGGCATGTTCACTGCTCCTTTATCTGGTGTCTACTACTTTGCATACCACATGCATGTGAAGGGAACTAGCTTGTGGGTGGCACTGTACAAGAACAATGTACCAGCCACTTACACCTATGATGAATACAAGAAAGGCTACATGGACCAGGCATCTGGTAGTGCTGTCCTAGAGTTGAAAGAGGGTGACCAGGTATGGGTCCAGATGCCTTCGGATCAAGCAAATGGCCTCTATTCTACCGAGTACATCCATTCCTCCTTTTCAGGATTCCTTCTTTGTCCCACATAA